In Paraburkholderia phenazinium, the following are encoded in one genomic region:
- a CDS encoding helix-turn-helix domain-containing protein codes for MTVSSTSNPNAAVSTDPYVATGPKPQPVQAPPRNPPDKGKTALHEYLRPFSTASLAGDGHASDAAAGASAAHPDAGRSSTTTVAPPSDTHDTGQTDASDLETTQLLNQYEPQTNNATNVRKLEHLQLLRQRGMPPGAAQFEARQEGVSAKIADLPPRQQDYYRGAQAAFLNRYETATTKEQRDDVVRKFGSFMHTLDRTHRKYMSDPDWRAQRFFDPPDESPFLDKNGQSIASGLARYRHDFDAATTFGEREAAIRGAAALKHGLQQQIGHAIGHAVAQVSAAQKQADETILGAIKDAAGMTDNGDANTNLPFNRLAYFANKVFTSAANAQEFRALQQAHPELLAKLGDWAREAGEKTAWARQTIAGNPLQRQPTLPDVPKGFLDADENPLPLAHYGERLLSAYQNRLIDVSNASELYHAASQHGPIRQQYLQEHTPPKPEWQQELEEVFGRLVLGMIPGVNLFVNQLVPRSHLSADARTAVDIVSGIFGAGVSGAASKAGMAFPALSEGLEDLKGKLRTPDKTGTGGAQFGVPETYARKPQGSLHADPDSSGVFRDETGQAYIKSGEQMYPVKYDKDNGTWRVYVPENQAKYQYPVKLDEHGNWQAHGDVGLHGGTPAISPETRQRAVELLREGLSRREVGRRLGISKTTVNTIAREEGILSYSHIPEETRRRAVELLREGHLSHVEIGRRLGISASTVDNIARQEGILATHAGRRSAQRPGSPQPGTSTGGYTHPGAAQTQQRGSPQPGTSTGGYTHPGAAQTQQHGSPQPGTSTGGYTHPGAAQTQQHGSPQPGTSTGGYTHPGAAQTQQRGSPQPGTSTAPPPPESPPYIFQAIPLVSYTPPGSPGVHPPASPASNPGALQTPPPGSPPPGSPSQTFGTVNLSPYSLPGSPQQDPPGSPGNGRGSLQTPPPPGSPAGH; via the coding sequence ATGACTGTCTCTTCAACCAGCAACCCCAATGCAGCCGTATCGACCGATCCTTACGTCGCAACCGGCCCGAAGCCGCAACCCGTACAGGCACCACCGCGCAACCCGCCGGACAAGGGCAAGACAGCCCTGCACGAGTACCTTCGCCCGTTTTCAACCGCGTCGCTAGCCGGCGATGGGCACGCTTCCGATGCCGCCGCTGGTGCTTCCGCCGCCCATCCGGATGCCGGTCGCTCCAGCACCACGACGGTTGCCCCGCCCAGCGACACACATGACACCGGACAAACGGACGCGAGCGACCTCGAAACGACCCAGTTGCTCAACCAGTACGAACCGCAGACGAACAACGCCACGAATGTCCGGAAACTGGAGCACCTGCAATTGCTCCGGCAACGCGGCATGCCGCCCGGCGCGGCGCAGTTCGAAGCCCGCCAGGAAGGCGTCAGTGCCAAGATCGCCGATCTTCCGCCCCGGCAGCAGGACTATTACCGTGGCGCACAGGCCGCCTTCCTCAACCGGTACGAAACCGCCACCACGAAAGAACAGCGCGATGACGTCGTGCGCAAATTCGGCTCGTTCATGCACACGCTCGATCGCACGCATCGAAAATACATGAGCGATCCGGACTGGCGCGCACAGCGCTTTTTCGATCCGCCTGATGAAAGCCCGTTTCTGGATAAAAATGGGCAGTCCATAGCGAGCGGACTGGCGCGCTATCGCCACGACTTCGATGCAGCAACGACCTTCGGCGAGCGCGAGGCGGCGATCAGGGGCGCGGCGGCGTTAAAGCACGGACTGCAGCAGCAGATCGGCCATGCGATCGGGCATGCCGTCGCGCAGGTGAGCGCCGCCCAGAAACAGGCCGACGAGACCATCCTTGGTGCGATCAAGGACGCAGCGGGAATGACGGACAATGGCGATGCCAACACCAATCTGCCGTTCAACCGGCTGGCCTACTTCGCCAACAAGGTCTTCACGTCCGCCGCCAACGCACAGGAGTTCAGGGCGCTGCAGCAGGCGCATCCCGAACTGCTGGCAAAGCTCGGTGACTGGGCTCGCGAGGCCGGGGAGAAAACCGCGTGGGCACGCCAGACCATCGCGGGCAATCCGCTGCAGCGCCAGCCCACGCTTCCGGATGTCCCCAAAGGGTTTCTGGATGCCGACGAAAACCCGCTCCCCCTGGCCCACTACGGCGAGCGCTTGTTGAGCGCCTACCAGAACAGGCTCATTGACGTCTCCAACGCCAGCGAGCTCTATCACGCCGCGTCCCAGCACGGCCCCATCAGACAGCAATACCTTCAGGAGCACACGCCGCCCAAGCCCGAGTGGCAGCAGGAGCTGGAGGAGGTATTTGGCCGTCTCGTGCTGGGCATGATTCCGGGGGTGAACCTGTTCGTCAACCAGCTCGTCCCGCGCAGTCACCTGTCTGCGGACGCGAGGACAGCGGTGGATATCGTCAGCGGGATATTCGGTGCAGGCGTGTCGGGCGCGGCCTCGAAAGCCGGCATGGCATTCCCGGCGTTGTCAGAAGGCCTCGAAGACCTCAAGGGCAAACTCAGAACGCCCGACAAAACGGGCACGGGTGGCGCGCAGTTCGGTGTACCCGAAACGTACGCCCGGAAACCGCAGGGCTCCCTGCACGCGGATCCGGACAGTTCCGGTGTCTTCAGGGACGAAACGGGCCAGGCCTACATCAAGTCAGGCGAGCAGATGTACCCGGTCAAATACGACAAGGACAATGGCACGTGGCGCGTCTATGTCCCGGAGAATCAGGCGAAGTACCAGTATCCGGTCAAGCTCGACGAACACGGCAACTGGCAGGCGCATGGCGACGTTGGGCTTCACGGAGGAACACCTGCGATATCGCCGGAAACACGGCAGCGCGCTGTCGAGCTACTGCGGGAAGGCCTGTCGCGACGTGAGGTCGGACGCCGTCTAGGTATATCTAAGACGACTGTAAACACAATCGCTCGGGAGGAAGGCATCCTCTCCTACTCTCATATACCGGAAGAAACAAGGCGGCGCGCTGTCGAGCTACTGCGGGAAGGACACTTGTCGCATGTAGAGATCGGCCGCCGCCTAGGTATATCTGCATCGACTGTAGACAATATCGCTCGGCAGGAAGGCATCCTTGCCACCCACGCAGGCAGGAGATCAGCCCAGCGTCCTGGGTCTCCGCAACCCGGCACTTCCACGGGAGGCTACACGCATCCAGGTGCGGCGCAAACCCAGCAGCGCGGGTCTCCCCAGCCAGGCACTTCCACGGGAGGCTATACGCATCCAGGTGCTGCGCAAACCCAGCAGCACGGGTCTCCGCAACCCGGCACTTCCACGGGAGGCTATACGCATCCAGGTGCTGCGCAAACCCAGCAGCACGGGTCTCCGCAACCCGGCACTTCCACGGGAGGCTATACGCATCCAGGTGCTGCGCAAACCCAGCAGCGCGGGTCTCCTCAGCCAGGCACTTCCACAGCACCTCCGCCGCCTGAATCCCCTCCCTACATATTTCAGGCGATACCTCTGGTTTCCTATACCCCGCCTGGCTCGCCAGGGGTACACCCACCCGCATCGCCGGCCAGCAACCCGGGAGCTTTGCAGACGCCCCCTCCAGGCTCACCTCCTCCGGGCTCGCCTTCGCAAACATTCGGAACCGTGAATCTAAGTCCCTATTCGTTGCCCGGTTCACCCCAGCAAGACCCGCCCGGATCGCCGGGTAACGGACGCGGATCCCTGCAGACGCCCCCTCCTCCGGGTTCGCCCGCGGGACACTAA
- a CDS encoding SulP family inorganic anion transporter, whose protein sequence is MTRLPSLSPDKPAPRRAHAFTFQRGDVLAGITVFLIALPLCLGIATASGVEPFAGILSGIIAGLVVALLSGSRLSVSGPAAGLVVIVAQALATLGSFSAFLCALLIAGAIQIGLGAIRAGKLASYVPTPVIHGMLASIGILLIVSQLPLTLGLSNGAPSWVVMGLALASFAILLVWDTRALRRFAWVRAVPAPLAVVAMGIGATALLGAFAPDGSLPQAQRVDLPAIGSFGMLSAVLDAPDLTQIFNPAVWRVAVVLAIVASLETLLSIEALEKIDPAHQKVPPDRELKAQGVGNMLAALVGALPITAVVVRSAANVQAGGRSRLSCVVHALALVVSVVVFTQIINMIPLACLAAILVHTGYKLAKPQLFISMGRAGCSQWLPFIATVAGVLATDLLIGILIGFGVSVVLVVKRNIGRVLTLTRDGDHYLLTVRKSATFFCMPRLKDYLGQIPTGATLIFDATHADHIDHDVREVVASYTAAATANGIRVDFKHWPAH, encoded by the coding sequence ATGACGAGACTCCCCTCCCTCTCACCTGACAAGCCAGCGCCACGGCGCGCGCATGCATTCACGTTTCAGCGCGGCGACGTTCTGGCCGGCATCACGGTTTTTCTGATCGCCTTACCTCTGTGCCTCGGCATCGCGACCGCATCGGGCGTCGAACCCTTTGCGGGGATTCTGTCCGGCATCATCGCCGGCCTGGTGGTCGCCCTGCTGAGCGGCTCGCGCCTCAGCGTGAGCGGGCCCGCTGCCGGTCTGGTGGTGATCGTCGCACAGGCGCTGGCGACGCTCGGCAGCTTCTCGGCTTTTCTCTGTGCGTTACTGATCGCGGGCGCAATCCAGATTGGACTCGGCGCGATACGGGCCGGCAAGCTGGCGAGCTATGTGCCGACGCCGGTGATTCACGGCATGCTCGCCTCGATCGGCATCCTGTTGATCGTGAGTCAGTTGCCGCTCACGCTCGGCCTGTCGAACGGCGCCCCTTCCTGGGTGGTGATGGGCCTGGCGCTGGCTTCGTTCGCGATTCTGCTCGTGTGGGACACGCGGGCGCTGCGCCGGTTTGCGTGGGTACGGGCGGTGCCTGCACCGCTTGCCGTCGTGGCCATGGGCATCGGCGCAACGGCGCTGCTGGGCGCATTCGCGCCGGATGGATCGCTGCCGCAGGCGCAACGCGTCGACTTGCCGGCCATTGGTTCGTTCGGAATGCTCAGCGCCGTGCTCGACGCGCCGGATCTCACGCAGATTTTCAACCCGGCCGTCTGGCGCGTCGCCGTGGTGCTCGCGATTGTCGCGAGTCTCGAAACGCTTCTGAGTATCGAGGCCCTCGAAAAGATCGATCCCGCCCATCAGAAAGTGCCGCCCGATCGCGAACTGAAAGCGCAGGGCGTCGGCAATATGCTGGCGGCACTGGTGGGCGCCCTGCCGATTACGGCGGTGGTGGTGCGCAGCGCGGCGAACGTGCAGGCCGGCGGCCGCAGCCGCCTGTCGTGCGTGGTGCACGCGCTGGCGCTAGTGGTCAGCGTCGTGGTTTTCACGCAGATCATCAACATGATCCCGTTGGCGTGCCTCGCCGCCATCCTGGTCCATACCGGCTACAAGCTGGCGAAACCGCAACTGTTCATCTCGATGGGACGCGCGGGATGCTCGCAATGGCTGCCGTTCATCGCGACCGTCGCCGGCGTGCTCGCCACCGATCTGCTGATCGGCATTCTGATCGGCTTCGGCGTGAGCGTCGTGCTGGTGGTCAAACGCAATATCGGCCGCGTGCTGACCTTGACGCGCGACGGCGACCACTATCTGCTGACCGTGCGCAAAAGCGCCACTTTCTTCTGCATGCCCCGCCTGAAGGACTATCTCGGCCAGATCCCGACAGGCGCCACCCTGATTTTCGATGCGACGCATGCCGACCATATCGACCATGATGTACGGGAAGTCGTGGCCAGCTATACCGCGGCGGCCACGGCCAACGGGATTCGGGTCGATTTCAAGCATTGGCCTGCGCATTAG
- a CDS encoding carbonic anhydrase, with protein MTYPQRMLLENLAWAEEIFRQDTHYFYRLTQTQQPKVLWIGCSDSRVPVENITGARPGEIFVHRNIANLVAAEDENLASVLEYAIVVLRVQHIIVCGHHCCGGVGAALRPPVAGIPRVNRRIEKIRTLSRAHAWELSGLADLDARTDRLAELSVAAQVRHLQEMPLVRDAPTPIQLHGWIFSMGRGRLEPVTPSVWSNDAQRADALCAVA; from the coding sequence ATGACCTATCCGCAGCGCATGCTCCTCGAAAATCTCGCCTGGGCGGAAGAGATCTTTCGTCAGGATACCCACTATTTCTATCGGCTCACGCAAACGCAACAGCCCAAGGTGCTCTGGATCGGCTGTTCCGACAGCCGCGTGCCCGTCGAAAACATCACCGGTGCGCGGCCCGGCGAAATCTTCGTTCATCGCAACATCGCCAACCTGGTGGCGGCAGAGGACGAGAATCTCGCCAGCGTGCTCGAATACGCGATCGTCGTGCTGCGGGTGCAGCACATCATCGTCTGCGGCCATCATTGTTGCGGCGGCGTCGGTGCGGCTTTGCGACCGCCCGTCGCTGGCATTCCGCGCGTCAATCGCCGCATCGAAAAAATCCGCACGCTCTCGCGCGCCCATGCGTGGGAACTCTCGGGCCTCGCGGACCTCGACGCCCGCACGGACCGCCTCGCCGAACTCAGCGTCGCCGCGCAGGTTCGGCACCTGCAGGAGATGCCGCTGGTGCGCGACGCCCCCACACCCATACAACTGCACGGCTGGATCTTTTCGATGGGACGCGGCCGCCTCGAACCCGTGACACCGTCCGTCTGGTCCAACGACGCGCAGCGCGCCGACGCGCTCTGTGCCGTGGCCTGA
- a CDS encoding DUF4148 domain-containing protein: protein MKTAIVIAALAITATAPAAMASRGQAYPSPDGANLATAQPVQVQAASPADRQPQPIGKSRAQVRQELIEALRAGTIPATKTDYPPSPATIELNRTRYAIAERYWSKTD from the coding sequence ATGAAAACAGCCATCGTCATTGCCGCGCTCGCCATCACGGCCACCGCGCCCGCCGCCATGGCGTCCCGTGGCCAAGCCTACCCCTCGCCCGACGGCGCCAACCTGGCCACCGCCCAGCCGGTCCAGGTGCAAGCAGCCAGTCCGGCCGACCGGCAACCTCAGCCGATCGGCAAGAGCCGCGCGCAGGTCCGCCAGGAACTGATCGAAGCGCTCCGCGCGGGCACGATACCGGCCACCAAAACCGACTATCCGCCGAGCCCCGCCACCATCGAGCTCAATCGGACCCGCTACGCCATTGCGGAGCGCTACTGGAGCAAGACCGACTAG
- a CDS encoding heavy metal sensor histidine kinase, with amino-acid sequence MMRHVLPRTLRARLTILFAVSTSLLLVLSGLLLYQVLRTRLEANSAREMTSILTALQLELQEIPAIADIGANRETWYDRLHGHQSMDVAIFDVDGSPLARTNGYWPNAAVLSASVSRAPVRLEAPGSPIRFLVAMVPVGRPASAMVRVVVQYDATADRSLLRAYALNILSVIVIGTLVGAVLTWSMTRFGLRPLSRLTARAEQVSSSRLAHPLPETEMAGELKELSHAFNRMLARLDESFTRLAQFSSDLAHDMRTPLTNMLAEAQVALSQPRPADEYRAVIESGVEELQRLSRMIDNMLFLARADSAQRKLALQRVDARHEAQRMAAYYEIMTDEAGVNLSVTGQASFDGELLLVQRALSNLLSNAIAHAPRGSTVELHCAEIMGWAEVSVTDSGPGITSPHTEHIFDRFYRVDPARHNSASGTGLGLAIVKSIMEEHGGNCTVASEPHVRTTFLLRFPRNTASMTKISSSHHRPRVPPSAE; translated from the coding sequence ATGATGAGACACGTTTTGCCACGCACGCTGCGGGCGCGCCTGACCATCCTGTTCGCCGTCTCCACGTCCCTCCTGCTCGTCTTGAGCGGCCTGCTGCTTTATCAAGTGCTGAGGACAAGGCTCGAAGCCAATTCGGCGCGCGAGATGACCTCCATTCTGACGGCCCTGCAACTGGAACTGCAGGAGATTCCGGCGATTGCCGACATCGGCGCCAACCGCGAGACCTGGTACGACCGCCTGCACGGCCATCAGAGCATGGATGTCGCGATCTTCGACGTGGACGGCTCGCCGCTCGCCCGAACCAATGGCTACTGGCCGAATGCCGCCGTGTTGTCGGCGAGCGTCTCGCGCGCGCCGGTCCGTCTCGAGGCGCCGGGCTCGCCCATCCGGTTTCTGGTGGCCATGGTTCCCGTCGGGCGACCGGCTTCTGCGATGGTGCGGGTGGTCGTGCAATACGACGCTACCGCTGACCGGAGTTTGCTGCGAGCCTACGCGCTCAACATTCTGTCTGTCATCGTCATCGGCACGCTGGTGGGCGCCGTGCTCACCTGGTCGATGACGCGCTTCGGCCTGCGTCCACTGAGCCGGTTGACCGCACGAGCCGAGCAGGTGTCCAGCAGCCGCCTCGCGCATCCGCTGCCGGAGACCGAAATGGCGGGTGAACTGAAGGAGCTGAGTCACGCGTTCAACCGCATGCTCGCCCGGCTCGACGAATCGTTCACACGCCTTGCCCAGTTTTCCTCCGACCTGGCCCACGACATGCGAACGCCGCTCACCAACATGCTGGCCGAAGCCCAGGTCGCGCTCTCGCAGCCACGCCCGGCCGACGAGTATCGTGCGGTGATCGAATCGGGCGTCGAAGAACTCCAGCGCCTGTCGCGCATGATCGACAACATGCTGTTTCTGGCGCGCGCAGACAGCGCTCAACGCAAGTTAGCGCTGCAACGCGTGGATGCCCGCCACGAGGCGCAACGGATGGCCGCCTACTACGAGATCATGACGGACGAGGCCGGCGTCAATCTCTCCGTCACCGGCCAGGCCAGCTTCGACGGCGAGCTGCTGCTGGTACAACGAGCCTTGAGCAACCTGCTGTCCAACGCCATCGCACATGCGCCGCGCGGCAGCACCGTGGAGCTGCACTGCGCCGAGATCATGGGCTGGGCCGAAGTGTCCGTCACCGATTCGGGACCCGGCATCACCAGCCCGCATACGGAGCACATCTTCGACCGCTTCTATCGCGTCGACCCCGCGCGTCATAATTCTGCGTCGGGCACCGGCCTGGGTCTCGCCATCGTGAAGTCCATCATGGAAGAACATGGCGGCAATTGCACAGTAGCAAGCGAGCCTCACGTGCGTACGACCTTTCTGCTGCGCTTTCCGCGCAACACGGCGTCGATGACGAAAATATCATCTTCGCATCACCGTCCACGCGTACCTCCCTCCGCAGAATAG
- the irlR gene encoding heavy metal response regulator transcription factor IrlR, which yields MRILVVEDESKTGMYLQKGLNEAGFVVDWVKDGITGQHLALTEDYDLLILDIMLPGQDGWAILKNVRRERSTPVLLLTARDEVGDKVRGLEMGGDDYLVKPFEFVELVARVRSILRRGQGRESTSLQVSNLALDLTRRKATRQGDTILLTAREFALLWLLMRRRGEILPRSTIASQLWDMNFDSDTNVVDAAIRRVRAKVDDNYTPKLIHTVRGMGYVLEEREPSA from the coding sequence ATGCGAATTCTGGTTGTCGAAGACGAGTCCAAAACGGGCATGTATCTGCAGAAAGGCTTGAATGAAGCAGGTTTTGTGGTCGACTGGGTCAAAGACGGCATCACCGGTCAGCACCTCGCGCTGACCGAAGACTACGACCTGCTGATTCTCGATATCATGCTGCCCGGCCAGGACGGCTGGGCGATTCTGAAGAACGTGCGCCGCGAGCGGTCCACGCCGGTCCTGCTGCTCACTGCGCGCGACGAAGTCGGCGACAAGGTGAGAGGCCTCGAAATGGGTGGCGACGACTATCTCGTCAAGCCCTTCGAATTCGTGGAGCTGGTGGCGCGAGTGCGTTCGATTCTGCGCCGCGGACAAGGCCGCGAATCGACCTCTCTGCAGGTGTCCAATCTGGCGCTCGATCTCACGCGCCGCAAAGCCACGCGTCAGGGCGACACGATACTCCTGACCGCGCGTGAATTCGCCTTGCTGTGGCTGCTGATGCGCCGGCGTGGCGAGATCCTGCCACGCTCGACCATCGCCTCGCAGTTGTGGGACATGAACTTCGACAGCGACACCAACGTGGTCGACGCCGCCATCCGCCGGGTACGCGCCAAAGTCGACGACAACTACACGCCCAAACTGATCCACACGGTACGCGGCATGGGCTACGTGCTGGAAGAGCGGGAGCCGTCGGCCTGA
- a CDS encoding DUF4148 domain-containing protein: protein MWTTKLLAGLVMTVACVPLALAVDTVPLSKPTPGPHEFYAPKSQGKTRAQVMRELEVARASGCIDGPDNQYPQPCPVPAGGQGMVE, encoded by the coding sequence ATGTGGACAACGAAATTATTGGCGGGACTGGTGATGACTGTCGCGTGCGTTCCGCTCGCACTGGCGGTGGATACGGTGCCGTTGAGCAAGCCGACACCAGGGCCGCACGAGTTTTACGCGCCGAAGTCGCAGGGTAAAACGCGTGCGCAGGTCATGCGGGAGCTGGAAGTGGCACGCGCCTCTGGTTGCATCGACGGGCCGGATAACCAGTATCCGCAGCCGTGTCCTGTTCCGGCGGGCGGGCAAGGTATGGTCGAGTGA
- a CDS encoding LysR substrate-binding domain-containing protein, with translation MKLHQLNTLAAIADTGSIRAAARTMGLSPAAVTKAVRELEADLQAPLVIRSASGVAFTEFGRALVVHARLVLGQLQRAEAEIEALRGAAAGKLSIGVTPWIALTFLPQTVQRFRRRMPEVQLEFFEGLLAVVQPRLRDGSLDFSIGRPPPASPQSEFHNVPLFSTHSAVVARRDHPKAGCRTLLELEDAEWVLNWDPASRESIADNLFRQRGMKVPHTIHLAHSLAIVLGLLAHTDMLSIFPWPLVEVSSAKENLWALPLRETVDETIVSITSRRGAPTSPAAACFLDCLREVIDEGARSKDPEQRRLFHSIELLL, from the coding sequence ATGAAACTCCATCAACTCAATACATTGGCGGCAATCGCGGATACCGGCAGTATCCGGGCGGCAGCACGCACGATGGGGCTTTCGCCCGCCGCGGTGACCAAGGCCGTGCGCGAACTGGAGGCGGACTTACAGGCGCCGCTGGTAATCCGCAGCGCGAGCGGTGTCGCGTTTACCGAGTTCGGCCGCGCCCTCGTCGTCCATGCGCGGCTCGTGCTCGGGCAACTGCAACGGGCCGAGGCGGAAATCGAAGCGCTGCGCGGCGCGGCGGCGGGGAAACTGTCGATCGGCGTCACGCCGTGGATCGCGCTGACGTTTTTGCCGCAGACCGTACAGCGTTTTCGTCGGCGCATGCCGGAAGTGCAACTGGAGTTCTTCGAAGGGTTGCTGGCGGTCGTCCAGCCGCGCTTGCGCGACGGCAGCCTGGACTTTTCGATCGGCCGGCCACCGCCCGCTTCGCCACAATCGGAGTTTCATAACGTGCCGCTGTTTTCCACGCATTCGGCGGTGGTGGCGCGGCGCGATCATCCGAAGGCCGGCTGCCGGACCTTGCTCGAACTGGAGGATGCGGAGTGGGTGCTCAACTGGGATCCGGCGAGCCGCGAATCGATTGCGGACAATCTGTTCCGGCAACGCGGCATGAAGGTGCCGCACACGATTCACCTCGCGCATTCGCTGGCGATCGTGCTGGGTCTGCTGGCGCATACGGACATGCTGAGCATCTTTCCGTGGCCGCTGGTTGAAGTCAGCAGTGCGAAGGAGAATCTGTGGGCCCTGCCGCTCAGAGAGACGGTGGATGAGACCATCGTCAGCATTACCTCACGGCGCGGCGCGCCGACGAGTCCCGCAGCCGCGTGTTTTCTCGATTGCCTGCGCGAAGTCATCGACGAAGGCGCGCGTTCGAAAGACCCCGAACAACGCAGGTTGTTTCACTCTATTGAGTTACTGCTGTAG
- a CDS encoding M20 aminoacylase family protein translates to MNTMAIPAGIADLEDEMIALRRRIHAHPELAYEEFATADLVAERLQEWGYTVTRGLGQTGVVGQLKVGSGTKRLGLRADMDALPIHEQTGLPYASTIPGKMHACGHDGHTAMLLAAAKHLAQAKSFDGTLNLIFQPAEEGLAGAKKMLDDGLFETFPCDAVFAMHNMPGFPTGKLGFLPGSFMASSDTVIVKVTGRGGHGAVPHKAVDPVVVCAQIVLALQTIVSRNIAPLDMAIITVGAIHAGEAPNVIPESAEMRLSVRALRPEVREYLQTRITEVVEAQAAVYGARAEVDYQRRYPVLVNDAAMTGFAQQVALDWLGEAGLIPNMQPLTGSEDFAFLLERCAGSYLIIGNGDGEGGCMVHNPGYDFNDDCLATGAAYWVRLTESFLA, encoded by the coding sequence GTGAACACCATGGCCATTCCGGCGGGCATCGCCGATCTCGAAGACGAAATGATCGCGCTGCGCCGCCGCATCCACGCCCACCCGGAACTGGCGTACGAAGAATTCGCCACGGCCGACCTGGTGGCCGAACGTCTGCAGGAATGGGGCTACACGGTGACGCGGGGGCTCGGGCAAACCGGCGTGGTCGGCCAGTTGAAAGTGGGCAGCGGCACGAAGCGCCTCGGGCTGCGCGCCGACATGGACGCCTTGCCGATCCACGAACAGACCGGCCTGCCGTATGCCAGCACGATCCCCGGCAAGATGCACGCGTGCGGTCACGACGGCCATACCGCCATGCTGCTCGCCGCCGCGAAGCACCTCGCTCAGGCGAAGTCGTTCGACGGCACGCTGAATCTGATTTTCCAGCCGGCCGAAGAAGGCCTGGCCGGCGCGAAGAAGATGCTCGACGACGGCCTCTTCGAGACGTTCCCGTGCGACGCGGTGTTCGCGATGCACAACATGCCTGGTTTTCCGACCGGCAAATTAGGCTTTTTGCCGGGCTCGTTCATGGCGTCGTCGGACACGGTGATCGTCAAGGTGACCGGACGCGGCGGCCATGGCGCGGTGCCGCACAAGGCGGTCGATCCGGTGGTGGTGTGTGCGCAGATCGTGCTCGCGCTGCAGACCATCGTCTCGCGCAACATCGCGCCGCTCGACATGGCGATCATCACCGTCGGCGCGATTCACGCCGGCGAAGCGCCGAACGTGATTCCCGAAAGTGCGGAAATGCGCCTGTCGGTGCGCGCGCTCAGGCCCGAGGTTCGCGAGTATCTGCAAACGCGCATCACCGAGGTTGTGGAGGCGCAGGCCGCGGTGTACGGCGCGCGTGCCGAGGTGGACTATCAGCGCCGCTATCCGGTACTCGTCAATGACGCCGCCATGACCGGCTTTGCGCAGCAGGTCGCGCTCGACTGGCTCGGCGAGGCGGGCCTGATTCCCAACATGCAACCGCTTACCGGCAGCGAGGACTTTGCCTTCCTGCTCGAACGTTGCGCGGGCAGCTATCTGATCATCGGCAATGGTGACGGCGAGGGTGGTTGCATGGTCCACAACCCCGGCTACGACTTCAACGACGATTGCCTCGCCACCGGTGCCGCCTATTGGGTGCGCCTGACGGAGTCGTTTCTCGCGTGA